The following coding sequences lie in one Pirellulales bacterium genomic window:
- a CDS encoding deoxyhypusine synthase family protein, whose translation MSISEFMDHNFRHFNARETVDASRAWKKHLEAGGKMLLAMAGAMSTAELGVSLAKMIRAGKIHAISCTAANFEEDIFNVVAHSDYRMVPHYRDLSPDDEVQLRDEGFNRVTDTCIPETVIRHIEGKLLEYWCEAGEKNESYFPHEYFFRLIRDGVLEKVRQVPKEHSWVWAAYDMKIPVYTPGYEDSTLGNIFAARVLEGKVKSHNVIKSGTAQMEHLVRWYLETVKTSEIGFFQIGGGIAGDFAICAVPLIIQDLEKDVSLWSYFCQISDSTTSFGSYSGAVPNEKITWWKLDRDAPKFMINSDASIVAPLMFSYVLGE comes from the coding sequence ATGTCGATTTCGGAATTCATGGATCATAACTTTCGGCACTTCAACGCGCGGGAAACCGTCGATGCGTCACGTGCCTGGAAGAAGCATCTCGAAGCGGGCGGCAAGATGCTGCTGGCCATGGCCGGCGCCATGAGTACGGCCGAACTGGGCGTCTCGCTAGCCAAGATGATTCGCGCCGGTAAGATCCACGCCATTTCCTGCACGGCCGCCAACTTCGAGGAAGACATCTTCAACGTCGTCGCCCACAGCGACTATCGCATGGTGCCGCACTACCGTGACCTGTCGCCGGACGACGAAGTGCAGTTGCGCGACGAGGGCTTTAACCGCGTCACCGACACCTGCATTCCGGAAACCGTGATTCGCCATATCGAGGGAAAGCTGCTCGAATATTGGTGCGAGGCCGGCGAGAAAAACGAATCGTACTTTCCGCACGAGTACTTCTTTCGCCTGATCCGCGACGGCGTGCTGGAAAAAGTGCGGCAAGTTCCCAAAGAGCACTCCTGGGTATGGGCTGCCTACGACATGAAGATCCCGGTCTACACGCCGGGCTACGAGGACTCGACGCTGGGGAATATCTTCGCGGCCCGCGTCCTCGAGGGGAAAGTCAAAAGTCACAACGTCATCAAAAGCGGCACGGCCCAGATGGAGCACCTGGTGCGGTGGTATCTGGAGACGGTGAAGACTTCGGAAATTGGCTTCTTCCAGATTGGCGGCGGCATTGCCGGCGACTTTGCGATCTGCGCGGTGCCGCTGATCATCCAGGACCTGGAAAAAGACGTCAGCCTGTGGAGCTACTTCTGCCAGATTTCCGACTCGACGACCTCGTTTGGCTCGTACTCAGGCGCCGTGCCGAACGAAAAGATCACCTGGTGGAAGCTGGACCGCGATGCACCGAAGTTCATGATCAACTCCGACGCCTCGATCGTGGCCCCACTGATGTTCTCGTACGTCCTGGGAGAATAA
- a CDS encoding DUF1501 domain-containing protein, whose protein sequence is MFRVLGSPRKLCDGVSRRDLLRVGGLGLAGLALPDLLRLQNASASGDKAQPTAFGNAKSVILLHLYGAPSQIEFVDPKPKAPVEIRGELGSIASSLPGCDVCELLPNFARVMDRTTVLRSVTHPYPLHGVAYALTGVPAIDAPMELSPRDPRHWPFFGSVVDYVESRRALAAAGDARPARRVPNNIALPFRFSSHRVGEVPRAGPYAAFLGGEYDPIWTDFVGQGTKALTKTLQQQKFEDNDPYIELTADSHFVVPSATALAAEITLDRLDRRRTLLTQLDQARADLATSGGGRQFDRYRQMTYSLLESDDLRGALDVRTEPEATRDMYGRTLFGQACLGARRLVEAGSRMVTVFWDEYGLAGSGWDTHWNHYPRMRQELCPGLDRAWYGLISDLDRRGLLDETLVVCTSEHGRTPHIANVEGGGRDHWSRVYSALMAGGGVARGRVVGASDKHGGDVADHPISPKDMLATMYHLLGIDHSMIVHDTQGRPLPLVDGEVITAALA, encoded by the coding sequence ATGTTTCGTGTCCTTGGATCACCACGCAAGCTCTGTGATGGCGTCTCGCGACGCGATCTGCTGCGTGTCGGTGGTCTGGGGCTGGCAGGCTTGGCGCTGCCGGACCTGTTGCGATTGCAGAACGCGTCGGCTTCCGGCGACAAAGCGCAGCCCACCGCATTCGGCAATGCCAAGAGCGTCATCCTGCTGCACTTGTACGGCGCACCCAGCCAGATCGAGTTCGTTGATCCGAAGCCCAAGGCGCCGGTCGAGATTCGCGGCGAGCTGGGCTCGATTGCATCGAGCCTGCCGGGCTGTGACGTTTGCGAGCTATTGCCGAACTTTGCCAGGGTGATGGATCGCACGACGGTGCTCCGCTCAGTGACGCACCCCTATCCGTTGCACGGAGTGGCCTATGCGTTGACCGGCGTTCCGGCGATCGACGCCCCGATGGAACTAAGTCCGCGCGATCCGCGCCACTGGCCGTTTTTTGGCTCGGTGGTGGATTACGTCGAATCGCGCCGCGCGCTAGCGGCTGCGGGAGATGCTCGTCCGGCGCGGCGCGTGCCGAACAATATTGCGCTGCCGTTCCGCTTTAGCAGTCATCGCGTGGGAGAAGTGCCGCGCGCCGGTCCGTATGCCGCGTTCTTGGGAGGCGAATACGATCCAATCTGGACGGATTTCGTCGGCCAGGGGACCAAGGCCTTAACCAAAACGCTGCAGCAGCAGAAGTTCGAGGACAATGATCCTTACATCGAGCTCACGGCGGATAGCCACTTCGTAGTGCCGTCGGCCACGGCCTTGGCCGCTGAGATCACGTTGGATCGGCTCGATCGGCGGCGGACATTGCTCACGCAGTTGGATCAAGCGCGGGCGGATCTGGCCACCAGTGGCGGCGGCCGGCAATTCGATCGTTACCGCCAGATGACCTACTCGCTGTTAGAGTCGGACGATTTGCGGGGCGCGCTCGATGTTCGCACCGAGCCCGAAGCCACCCGCGATATGTACGGCCGCACGCTGTTTGGCCAGGCATGCCTGGGCGCCCGGCGATTGGTCGAGGCGGGCAGCCGCATGGTGACGGTATTTTGGGACGAATATGGGCTGGCCGGCAGCGGCTGGGACACGCATTGGAACCATTATCCGCGGATGCGGCAGGAGCTTTGCCCGGGCCTGGATCGAGCCTGGTATGGCCTGATTAGCGACTTGGACAGGAGGGGTCTGCTCGATGAAACGCTGGTGGTTTGTACCAGCGAGCATGGTCGCACGCCCCACATTGCCAATGTCGAAGGAGGTGGCCGTGACCATTGGTCGCGCGTTTATTCGGCCTTGATGGCCGGCGGCGGCGTGGCGCGCGGGCGCGTCGTGGGTGCCTCGGACAAGCATGGCGGCGATGTGGCCGATCATCCGATCAGCCCCAAGGACATGCTGGCCACGATGTATCATCTGTTGGGTATCGATCACTCGATGATCGTTCACGATACCCAAGGTCGACCGCTTCCGCTGGTCGATGGCGAAGTAATCACGGCCGCATTGGCCTGA
- a CDS encoding acyl-CoA dehydrogenase family protein — MDFSTSPKMQDILARMRAFVEEELYPLEPEAREHGFKALVPKLREKRAKVRQLGLWCPQIPREEGGMGLSLLEHGQVSEVLGGSTLGHYCFNCQAPDAGNMEILMQFGSEMQKKTWFRPLVEGEIRSCFSMTEPDRPGSNPVWMDTTAVKQGSDYVINGRKWFTSSYDGASFAIVMAVTNPEAPPHKRASQIIVPLNTPGFKFVRNIPLMGHAGDDYDSHAEVTYENCRVPQTYLLGEEGAGFAIAQERLGPGRIHHCMRWIGICERSFDLMCRRAASRELAPGKPLGSQQIIQQWIADSRAEINAARLMVLEAAWKIDNQGMNQAREEISCIKFFAADVLLKVIDRAIQVHGALGITSDTPLSTFLRNERGARIYDGADEVHKMVVAKRVLSRYGLKIS; from the coding sequence ATGGACTTCTCGACTTCGCCCAAGATGCAGGACATCCTCGCGCGCATGCGCGCGTTCGTAGAGGAAGAGCTTTACCCGCTCGAGCCCGAGGCGCGCGAACACGGCTTCAAGGCTCTGGTCCCCAAGCTGCGCGAGAAGCGGGCCAAAGTCCGCCAACTGGGCCTCTGGTGTCCGCAAATTCCGCGCGAGGAAGGGGGCATGGGGCTGTCGCTGCTCGAGCATGGGCAGGTCAGCGAAGTGCTGGGCGGAAGCACGCTCGGGCATTACTGTTTCAATTGCCAGGCGCCCGACGCGGGGAATATGGAAATCCTCATGCAGTTCGGCAGCGAGATGCAGAAGAAGACCTGGTTCCGTCCGCTGGTCGAAGGAGAAATCCGCAGTTGCTTTTCCATGACCGAGCCTGATCGTCCCGGTTCGAATCCCGTGTGGATGGACACCACCGCGGTCAAGCAAGGCAGCGATTACGTCATCAACGGCCGCAAGTGGTTTACGTCTTCGTACGACGGGGCATCGTTCGCCATCGTCATGGCGGTGACCAATCCCGAGGCCCCTCCGCACAAGCGGGCCAGCCAGATCATCGTCCCCTTGAACACGCCGGGATTCAAGTTCGTCCGCAACATCCCGCTGATGGGACACGCTGGCGACGACTACGATAGCCACGCCGAAGTTACCTACGAGAATTGCCGGGTGCCGCAAACCTATTTGTTGGGCGAAGAAGGGGCAGGCTTCGCCATCGCCCAAGAACGTCTGGGCCCAGGCCGCATTCATCACTGCATGCGCTGGATCGGCATCTGCGAGCGATCGTTCGACCTGATGTGTCGCCGCGCTGCCAGCCGCGAGCTTGCACCGGGCAAGCCGCTAGGATCGCAACAGATTATCCAGCAATGGATCGCCGACAGCCGCGCCGAGATCAACGCCGCGCGCCTGATGGTGCTCGAAGCCGCCTGGAAGATCGACAACCAGGGCATGAACCAGGCACGGGAAGAGATCTCGTGCATCAAGTTCTTCGCCGCCGACGTGCTGCTCAAGGTCATCGATCGCGCGATCCAGGTTCACGGGGCCCTGGGCATCACCAGCGACACGCCCCTATCGACGTTCCTCCGCAACGAGCGTGGCGCCAGGATCTATGACGGCGCCGACGAAGTCCACAAGATGGTGGTCGCCAAGCGGGTCCTGTCCCGCTATGGATTGAAGATCTCGTAA
- the glgP gene encoding alpha-glucan family phosphorylase — translation MSRTEIAPSKSLEGLSKGGVDFESIYDKLLAMANNLWWSWHPEVVELYRDLDPIRWRQLDHNPIALLGEFTPERLESRASELVLHSRINQAFRRLKEYLATQNDWAMTHTGVLGAKPVAYFSAEFGIHESVPIYSGGLGVLSGDHVKSASDLSVPFVAVGLFYDQGYFKQHLDINGYQVEEYIDTKVENLPMRPAVDIHGKPIMVSIDTRAGQLLAKVWLMHVGRVKLYLLDCDVDGNRPEDRELTSRLYGGDHRTRIRQELVLGVGGVRALHALGITPGVYHLNEGHSSFASLEVIRAMMENDGLSFDEALRDVAQHTVFTTHTPVPAGHDRFDGGLIEEHLGPLRDRLGISFQQLMGLGRVEPQNEGETFCMTVLALKLSRRANAVSALHGHVSRRMWAHLWPWRVEEEIPIGHITNGVHVRSWLAWQMQQLYDRKFAVNWFLRMGEPEVWQDIHKVDPGELWEIHHTLKNLLLSFVRRRVSRQRRRRGETDESIEAARNMLDPNILTIGFARRFATYKRADLILTDFDRFCDLISDPERPIQIVFAGKAHPADEPGKQLIKKISNLRHDERFASRVAFIEDYDINVCRHLVQGVDVWLNNPRRPLEASGTSGQKAVLNGGLNLSVLDGWWAEAYDGSNGFAIGKGTSHASDEINDRRDADDLYRVLEEEVIPLYYDRDVDGLPRLWVRRMMNSIGSLAWRFSAHRMVMDYVRRSYLPAAGGVSCEMSVR, via the coding sequence ATGAGCCGGACGGAAATCGCGCCCAGCAAATCCCTGGAAGGTCTGTCCAAGGGAGGAGTCGACTTCGAATCCATCTACGACAAGTTGTTGGCCATGGCCAACAACTTGTGGTGGAGCTGGCACCCAGAGGTCGTGGAATTATACCGTGACCTCGACCCGATCCGCTGGCGTCAATTGGACCACAATCCGATTGCGCTGCTGGGGGAGTTTACGCCCGAGCGACTCGAGTCGCGAGCCAGCGAACTGGTGCTGCACAGCCGCATCAATCAGGCGTTTCGCCGCCTCAAAGAATATCTCGCCACCCAGAACGATTGGGCCATGACCCATACCGGCGTACTGGGGGCCAAGCCGGTGGCGTACTTCTCTGCCGAGTTCGGCATTCACGAATCGGTGCCGATCTATTCTGGCGGCCTGGGTGTACTGTCGGGCGATCACGTCAAAAGCGCGAGCGACCTGAGTGTGCCCTTCGTGGCCGTCGGGCTGTTCTATGACCAGGGCTATTTCAAGCAGCACCTGGACATCAATGGCTACCAGGTCGAGGAATACATCGACACCAAGGTCGAGAATCTGCCGATGCGGCCGGCCGTGGACATACATGGCAAGCCGATCATGGTTTCGATCGATACGCGGGCCGGACAGTTATTGGCCAAAGTCTGGTTGATGCACGTCGGCCGCGTGAAATTGTATCTGCTGGATTGCGACGTTGACGGGAACCGCCCCGAGGATCGCGAGCTGACCAGCCGCCTGTACGGCGGCGATCATCGTACGCGCATTCGCCAAGAGCTGGTGCTGGGCGTGGGGGGCGTACGTGCCTTGCACGCGCTGGGCATAACCCCGGGCGTCTATCATCTCAACGAAGGTCACAGTTCGTTTGCGTCGTTGGAAGTCATTCGCGCGATGATGGAAAACGACGGGCTCAGCTTCGATGAGGCGCTGCGCGACGTGGCCCAGCACACGGTGTTTACGACACATACCCCGGTGCCGGCCGGACACGATCGTTTCGACGGCGGCCTGATTGAAGAGCATCTCGGTCCCTTGCGCGATCGATTGGGCATCTCTTTCCAACAATTGATGGGCCTCGGGCGCGTCGAGCCGCAAAACGAGGGCGAAACCTTCTGCATGACGGTGCTGGCGCTCAAGCTCTCGCGGCGTGCCAACGCAGTCAGTGCGCTGCACGGCCACGTCTCGCGCCGCATGTGGGCCCACCTCTGGCCGTGGCGCGTCGAGGAAGAGATTCCGATCGGCCACATCACCAACGGTGTTCACGTGCGCAGCTGGCTGGCCTGGCAGATGCAACAGCTGTATGACCGCAAGTTCGCCGTCAATTGGTTCCTGCGAATGGGCGAACCCGAGGTCTGGCAGGACATTCACAAGGTCGATCCGGGCGAGCTGTGGGAAATTCACCACACGCTGAAGAATCTGCTGTTGTCGTTCGTGCGTCGCCGCGTCAGCCGGCAGCGCCGCCGGCGCGGTGAGACCGACGAATCGATCGAGGCAGCACGTAACATGCTCGATCCGAACATACTCACGATCGGTTTCGCACGGCGGTTCGCCACCTACAAGCGGGCCGATTTGATTTTGACCGATTTCGACCGCTTCTGTGATCTGATTTCGGATCCAGAGCGGCCCATTCAGATCGTCTTCGCGGGCAAGGCGCATCCGGCCGACGAGCCCGGCAAGCAGTTGATCAAAAAGATCTCGAACCTGCGTCATGACGAGCGCTTCGCGTCGCGCGTGGCGTTCATCGAAGATTACGATATCAACGTCTGCCGGCACCTGGTGCAGGGCGTGGACGTGTGGCTGAACAACCCACGCCGGCCGCTCGAGGCGTCCGGAACCAGCGGGCAGAAGGCCGTGCTCAACGGCGGCTTGAACCTGTCGGTGCTGGATGGCTGGTGGGCCGAAGCGTACGACGGCTCGAACGGTTTTGCCATCGGCAAGGGGACGAGCCACGCGTCGGACGAAATCAACGATCGCCGCGATGCCGATGATCTGTACCGCGTGCTGGAAGAAGAAGTGATACCGCTGTATTACGACCGCGACGTTGACGGTCTACCCCGCCTGTGGGTGCGGCGGATGATGAACTCCATTGGCTCGCTTGCCTGGCGATTCAGCGCGCACCGCATGGTAATGGACTACGTCCGCCGCTCGTATCTGCCCGCCGCCGGCGGCGTAAGCTGCGAGATGAGTGTCCGTTAA
- a CDS encoding histidine phosphatase family protein codes for MSNLYVVRHGQASFFAEDYDRLSLIGETQSRLLGQYWTRRNVVFDAVFVGPCRRHADTARLVGQAYQEAGLPWPAAVLLPGLDEYQAEAVLKQALPGLVAQHEHIAQLHAAVQRAGDRAEKIRTFQKLYEVVIDRWAHGELDLPEVESWTTFCQRVQQALDHIVALPGTRRQVALFTSGGPVGVCMQRALDTSHRTTLQLAWMVRNAAFSEFLYSGERFTLSSYNAFPHLDDAEHLTYR; via the coding sequence ATGAGCAACCTGTATGTCGTGCGGCATGGGCAGGCATCGTTCTTTGCCGAAGACTACGATCGGCTTTCCCTGATTGGCGAAACGCAGTCACGCCTGCTGGGTCAATACTGGACGCGCCGCAATGTCGTTTTCGACGCGGTCTTTGTCGGCCCCTGCCGACGACACGCCGACACGGCCCGTCTGGTCGGCCAGGCCTATCAAGAGGCCGGTCTGCCATGGCCTGCGGCGGTGCTGCTGCCAGGGCTCGACGAATATCAGGCCGAAGCCGTGCTCAAGCAGGCCCTGCCCGGTCTCGTCGCCCAGCACGAGCACATCGCACAACTGCACGCAGCCGTGCAGCGTGCCGGCGACCGGGCGGAAAAAATACGCACCTTTCAAAAGCTATACGAAGTCGTCATCGATCGCTGGGCTCACGGTGAGCTGGATTTGCCCGAGGTGGAATCCTGGACCACGTTCTGCCAGCGCGTACAGCAGGCGCTCGACCATATCGTGGCGCTGCCGGGCACGCGCCGGCAGGTTGCCTTGTTCACCTCCGGCGGACCGGTGGGCGTGTGCATGCAGCGAGCCTTGGACACTTCGCACCGCACTACCCTGCAGCTAGCCTGGATGGTGCGCAACGCGGCATTCAGCGAGTTTCTCTACTCCGGCGAGCGCTTTACGCTTAGCAGCTACAACGCGTTTCCGCATTTGGACGATGCAGAGCATCTCACCTACCGCTAA
- a CDS encoding acyl-CoA dehydrogenase family protein, with protein MITAPDDPQFDDLCRELAARTDQLDVTGHWPAEQLRLLGEYGVYRWFLPKAWGGLEWNDADLIRGYLRLSEACLTTAFILTQRTGACQRIADGDSPRKAELLPPLVSGETFSTVGISHLTTSRRHLARPVLAAVETADGFLLDGFSPWVTGGAHANTIVTGATLEDGRQILAVVPTNSPGVSADEPARLVGLSASHTGAIQFRQVAVAHEWLLAGPTENVMARGIGGNTGGLQTSTLAIGLARSAIGYLEAESIAREDLRKPTAALRHDADEATRDLCSLAAGDTSCTSQDLRFRANSLALRATQSALTAAKGTGYVIGHPAGRWCREALFFLVWSCPQPVAHAALCDLAGLGD; from the coding sequence ATGATTACTGCTCCCGATGATCCGCAGTTCGACGACTTGTGCCGCGAGCTAGCGGCGCGAACCGACCAGCTCGATGTGACCGGCCATTGGCCGGCCGAACAACTCCGGTTGCTCGGCGAGTACGGCGTCTACCGTTGGTTTTTGCCCAAGGCGTGGGGCGGGCTCGAGTGGAACGACGCCGATCTGATTCGCGGCTATTTGCGTCTCAGCGAAGCCTGCCTGACGACGGCTTTCATCCTCACGCAGCGCACCGGCGCCTGCCAGCGCATCGCCGACGGCGACAGCCCCCGCAAGGCAGAACTGCTGCCGCCGCTCGTATCGGGCGAGACGTTTTCCACGGTCGGCATCTCGCATCTCACGACCAGTCGCCGGCATCTGGCGCGGCCGGTGCTGGCAGCCGTCGAAACCGCCGATGGCTTCCTGCTCGATGGGTTTAGTCCCTGGGTCACCGGCGGCGCCCATGCTAACACAATCGTAACGGGCGCCACGTTGGAGGATGGCCGGCAGATTCTGGCTGTCGTGCCCACGAACTCACCGGGCGTCTCGGCCGACGAGCCGGCCCGATTGGTGGGACTCTCGGCCAGTCACACCGGCGCGATCCAATTCCGCCAGGTGGCCGTCGCGCATGAATGGCTGCTGGCCGGGCCGACCGAAAACGTCATGGCGCGCGGCATCGGTGGCAATACCGGCGGATTGCAAACATCAACCCTGGCCATCGGGTTGGCGCGCAGCGCGATCGGTTACCTGGAAGCCGAGTCTATAGCGCGCGAAGATCTGCGTAAGCCAACGGCCGCATTGCGCCACGATGCGGACGAGGCCACGCGAGATCTTTGCTCGTTGGCCGCTGGCGACACGTCCTGCACCAGCCAAGACCTGCGCTTTCGCGCGAATAGTCTGGCCTTGCGGGCCACGCAATCCGCGCTCACCGCAGCCAAGGGAACCGGCTATGTCATAGGGCATCCGGCCGGTCGCTGGTGCCGCGAGGCGCTATTCTTCCTGGTCTGGAGCTGCCCCCAGCCCGTTGCCCACGCAGCACTGTGCGATCTGGCAGGCCTGGGCGACTGA
- a CDS encoding phosphotransferase family protein: MSEFLDKTRAMRSGEELDAARLEAYLREHLPGVAGALAIEQFPAGHSNLTYSVRLGELDMVLRRPPFGSKVKSAHDMGREYRVLSKLYKVFAPAPEPVLYCEDDAVLGAPFYLMKRIRGVIIRRDPPPGLDFSPAVARHLGESFVDTLAALHALDYEGIGLGDLGKPHGYMQRQVEGWIKRYYGSQTHDIAEVEPISRWMTEHIPAETSASLIHNDYKYDNTIVSADDITRIIGVLDWEMCTLGDPLSDLGTAICYWINADDPPEMQLIRWAPTTVPGTLTRQELVARYAEKTGRDMSGMVFYYVYALFKTAVIAQQIYYRYHHGLTKDERFVAFLEAGKIMMRASLRAAETGKY, encoded by the coding sequence GTGAGCGAGTTTTTGGACAAAACCCGAGCCATGCGTTCCGGCGAGGAATTGGACGCCGCGCGATTGGAAGCCTACTTGCGAGAGCACTTGCCAGGCGTGGCAGGCGCGCTGGCCATCGAGCAGTTTCCCGCCGGCCATTCGAACCTGACCTACTCCGTGCGGTTGGGCGAGCTGGACATGGTTTTGCGGCGCCCCCCGTTCGGCAGCAAGGTGAAGAGCGCCCATGACATGGGGCGCGAATATCGCGTCCTGTCGAAACTGTACAAGGTATTCGCCCCGGCGCCAGAACCGGTACTGTATTGCGAAGACGATGCCGTTCTTGGCGCGCCGTTCTACCTGATGAAACGCATCCGCGGCGTGATCATTCGTCGCGATCCTCCGCCGGGCCTCGATTTCTCCCCTGCCGTCGCGCGTCACTTGGGGGAATCATTCGTCGACACCCTGGCCGCGCTACACGCCCTGGATTACGAGGGCATCGGTCTGGGCGATCTTGGCAAGCCGCACGGCTACATGCAACGTCAGGTCGAGGGCTGGATCAAGCGTTATTACGGCTCGCAAACGCACGATATCGCCGAAGTCGAGCCGATTAGCCGCTGGATGACCGAACATATCCCGGCTGAAACCTCGGCGTCCTTGATTCACAACGACTACAAGTACGACAACACGATCGTTTCGGCCGACGACATTACGCGCATTATCGGCGTGCTCGATTGGGAGATGTGTACGCTCGGCGATCCGTTGTCGGACCTGGGCACGGCGATCTGCTATTGGATCAATGCCGACGATCCCCCCGAGATGCAGCTCATCCGCTGGGCCCCCACCACAGTGCCCGGCACTTTGACACGGCAAGAACTCGTGGCCCGCTATGCCGAGAAAACGGGGCGCGACATGTCAGGCATGGTTTTCTATTACGTGTACGCGCTCTTCAAGACGGCCGTGATCGCGCAGCAGATTTACTATCGCTACCATCACGGCCTGACGAAGGACGAGCGCTTCGTAGCTTTTCTCGAGGCCGGCAAGATCATGATGCGGGCCAGCCTGCGAGCGGCCGAGACGGGAAAATACTGA
- a CDS encoding glucose 1-dehydrogenase — MSDSIRARFNLTGKVAIVTGASKGIGESIARGLAEFGAKVMVSSRKQEAVDAVAKGIQAAGGEADALAAHAGSISDLHALVDKTVSRFGGVDIIVNNAAANPVFGPIVTADEGVFDKIMAVNVKGPLELGKRAFPIMAERGGGSVINISSIGGISPEPMLGIYSVSKSALISLTKVLAAEWGAAKIRVNAICPGLVQTKFSKALWEDPRNLQKFVEQLPLERMAQPEEIAPLAIFLAGDAASYCTGGVYVVDGGHTI, encoded by the coding sequence ATGTCGGATTCGATTCGAGCACGTTTCAACCTCACTGGCAAGGTTGCCATCGTCACCGGCGCCAGCAAAGGCATCGGCGAGTCGATCGCCCGCGGCCTGGCCGAGTTCGGCGCCAAAGTGATGGTCAGCAGCCGTAAGCAGGAGGCCGTCGACGCGGTGGCCAAGGGCATTCAGGCGGCCGGCGGCGAGGCCGACGCGCTGGCCGCACATGCCGGCAGCATCAGTGATCTGCACGCCCTGGTAGACAAGACGGTCTCGCGATTCGGCGGCGTGGATATCATCGTCAACAACGCCGCGGCCAATCCCGTCTTCGGACCCATCGTGACGGCCGACGAGGGCGTCTTCGACAAGATTATGGCCGTAAACGTCAAGGGACCGCTGGAACTGGGCAAGCGCGCGTTTCCGATCATGGCCGAACGCGGCGGCGGCTCGGTCATCAACATCAGCAGCATTGGCGGCATCAGCCCTGAGCCAATGTTGGGCATCTATAGCGTCAGCAAGTCGGCGCTGATTAGCCTGACCAAGGTTCTGGCAGCCGAGTGGGGCGCGGCGAAGATTCGCGTCAACGCGATCTGCCCTGGCCTGGTGCAGACCAAGTTCAGCAAGGCGCTTTGGGAGGATCCGCGTAATCTGCAAAAATTCGTCGAGCAGTTGCCGCTCGAGCGCATGGCGCAGCCCGAGGAAATCGCACCATTGGCCATTTTCCTGGCCGGCGACGCGGCCTCGTATTGCACCGGCGGTGTTTACGTCGTCGACGGCGGTCACACGATCTAG
- a CDS encoding DJ-1/PfpI family protein, which translates to MPATSSVRNVAILVFDDVEVLDFCGPFEVFSVTGRNEDPPPFHVYTVAEKSGTITARNGLRVVPHFSLAECPPPSLLVVPGGQGTRREMHNAPLLAWIAERATATELTLSVCTGALILAKAALLEGLEATTHHGAIELLRETAPRTKVDPRRRVVDNGRIILSAGVAAGIDMSLYVVARLLGQEKAEETARYIEYPWPRPGWETTG; encoded by the coding sequence ATGCCCGCGACAAGCTCCGTCCGCAATGTGGCGATCCTAGTGTTTGACGATGTCGAGGTGCTGGATTTCTGCGGCCCCTTCGAAGTGTTCTCAGTGACGGGGCGCAATGAGGATCCCCCTCCATTTCACGTTTACACAGTCGCCGAAAAGTCCGGCACGATCACGGCCCGCAATGGCCTGCGGGTGGTGCCGCATTTTTCGTTGGCCGAGTGTCCGCCGCCTAGCCTGCTGGTGGTGCCGGGAGGCCAAGGAACGCGGCGTGAAATGCACAATGCACCGCTGTTGGCTTGGATTGCGGAACGCGCCACAGCAACCGAGCTGACGTTGTCGGTGTGTACTGGCGCGCTGATCCTGGCCAAGGCGGCGTTGCTCGAGGGACTAGAAGCCACGACCCATCACGGCGCCATCGAACTGTTGCGCGAGACCGCGCCCCGTACCAAGGTCGATCCGCGACGGCGCGTGGTCGATAACGGTCGCATCATCTTGTCGGCCGGAGTGGCTGCGGGCATCGACATGTCGCTGTACGTCGTGGCCAGGTTGTTGGGCCAGGAAAAGGCCGAAGAGACAGCCCGCTACATTGAATATCCGTGGCCTCGTCCAGGCTGGGAGACAACGGGATAG